AGCAGTGAAAAAATCTAGAATAAGTATTCAGGAGGTTGAAAAACATGTCACTTTCCTGTTCATTTCCAGTGCTCCAGCAAGCTGGAAGAAATCCTTCTCAAAAGAGACTCAGTAGGTACTGGACTCCGAGGACCAGCAAGCTTAGCTTTGATGATTTTTGTGAGAtactaaagaaagaaaaacccACTGAGAAAACAGAGCTGATCAAAGCCTTCCAAAAAATTGACCTAAATGGTGATGGGTATATAACACACAATGAACTTTACAAAGTGCTTACCAAAGTGAGtactcttttacatttttttaatttaaatttgtgGATTTTAATAACTGTTCAGTCAGACATTTTCTTAATACTGGaatatggattattattattattatttgtttcttagcagacacccttatccagggcgacttacaattgttacaagatatcacattatacattattcagatatcacattattttacatacaattacccatttatgcagttgggtttttactggagcaatctaggtaaagtaccttgctcaagggtcccccactggggattgaacccacaaccctccggtcaagagtccagagccctaaccactactccacactgctgctctacacTGCTGGATGGTTGTTTCCATTAACAGATATGAACAGTCAATCATAATTGAAATTACATGGGAAAATCAGTCATTTTTCTCAGACAAGGCTGATGATTGTCCCAGTGGGTGGTAGAAAAAGAGTGACCTGTGCTACAGGTCTCATCATGAATTAGCCTTGAATTACACATTGTTGCATATACAGACATGCAGCTTTACAAGTGTTAGGGTGGTAGCATTCAAATGGTCTGCTGTTTACATCAGTAACATGTAACATGTGGGATCCGACCTGATCAAAGGTATTGTGATATACAGAATTAATAACCACAGACAGGGATTGAAATTCAACTGCTCCCCAGGTGTCACTGCTGCGTAACGAGACACGTCATTAAGTAGcattttatgtattcattttgaaTCTGCTCTGTATGTTTTAGTAATTTTAATAAAGGTAttctatattttacatttttcagaaaGGTGAGAAGATGACTCCTGAAGAGGTGAAAGATGTTATTGCTCTAGCTGATACTAACCAAGATGGAAAACTGGACTACCATGAGGTATTACAAGCTTCATTTACTTTACTATCATGTCATAACTAAGCTtttaccattttgttttaaaaaaatagtcattGTTCCTTGTTTAATGTTACTGGATTACATGCTTTGGTTAAGGAGTATTAAAACTCATTTTTAACTGTATAGGGGATGGTACCCAGTTCCATAGGCAGCATGTATGTTTTAGTtgtaaaaaacaagacaaaaaaaaaatgtgtgtaaaatGAGACTCTTATGGCAGACAGAAATtagaataaaaaatgtttttcagagTTTTCTTTAGATGACCTCTCTGTAAAAGCAGATGTATTTCAAACTTTCATTGTTtgtccaattctttttttttttttttagttttgtaaattgTTCACTTCAACTGCTGATCAGTGTCAGAAAGCTGCTCTGGAGAAGCTGGAGGCTGACACCAGAATGAGACGCCAGCAGTTTGGCAGTGAGTCAGAGAGCGCACCAAAGAATGCTTTGACACAAGCTGTTATTCCATCAGCAGGAACACCCCAGAAAACTGATCTGGAGACAACACCGAGGAAAGGTACAGATCTCTTTGAACCTCGCTATGCCGTGCTACACACTTCtgttaaaaattaaaagaaatccATATGCATGCAATATATGAATCTTAGTAACAGTACATTATCCACAGCTTTGCTCCTTATAAAAGCACATCAAAGGAAGACAATAATATAAATAGCAGCTGGATAGCGCAAACGACAGTTAGAAAAGCAACATTCTGATTAAAAAGAGATAAAGCGAAGTGATTTATAGCAgaacttcattttaatttaaacgtTTCCTTAAGTGACTTTGAATTTGTTATTGATTGTGAGGAATTCCAGATCAGTTCGAAGGATTTAAAAATGGGTGtagagaaagcaaaggagtgTCTGGATGATCAAATGATAGCTCTCGTTAGCATATTGATTACTTTAGggatatatatgtatacattatCTGAACAAAGGAAAATGATAACCTATGTGGCTGTATCTTTTGCTTTCAAgcatatttactatttttttttatatatattcattttgatATCCCTACATATACTGCTTAACTGCACTACCAGCCAAAGTGCTTCATTCTCAACTAGTTGTTTTCCATCAACAGTGTTGGATAAAATACCAGCTACATTTTGGAAAAACTACCTTTGGGGCAGAAAAGGGCTGTAATGTGCAAGTTAATGAATGTCTACTCTAGAGGTTTGCATGCACAAGCGTGTTATACCTCAGTGCTTTCTAAGATGAATAATACTTTCTAAGATGAATAATCACGTATGTGAGGTCAGTGTTTCTGTTCCACATTTCACACAGCTGACAGCAGACCTTCATCCCGTCCTTCCTCAGCTCGAAGCCGGAGGGCATCAGTATCGTCTACCATCACTATGGGAGCCAGCAATATAAAAAGTGTGAAGCTGGCTGAGCCCAAGTCTATTCAGGTAATACATCTTTAGCTTAAATGTTTGTCCACTTGATTAGTAGAACttccatattaaaaaaatgtaaaacaggaTAGTGTGTTTGGCCAGTGTAAATTGTCAGTAAATAATTcattatgtgtttgtttggtACAGCAACCCCTTAATGTTGCAGTGACAGCGTGTGGTGTTCCTGTAAATATTCAAGTAATCTTCAGATACAGGCCAAGTCCTTGGTTAATGGCTGTgctttttttaaagctaattttacatttgatTCGTCAtatttatttctgcttttttCTGAGTGGTAAGTATAATCATTTCACTGTGTAACtgtctgtggcagtgtgcccgcccctgtttgtattttatgtttatatgttgcgtgaggtgtattaatgttggtgtatatatattggtgcacaggatttAATGGGGCTGTGGAGCACAAGTGATTTATAGCCCCATTaaatcctgtgcaccaatatatatacaccaacattaatacacctcacgcaacatataaacataaaatacacacaggggcgggcacactgccacagtggTTAATGTTATCAGTGTTGGTTGTAAGTAGATTTGTATTTGCATTGACCCGGTTGCCAAGTGTTGCTGGtttgcattttaaaattgttttcttttttgtacagGACTGGCACCATACAAGTTTAAAGGGCTGCTTCTTTCTTGAGGAGGATGGTGGGATCATGAGTCTTCAATACAGGCTGCACATCCTTCAGACATCCACTGTGTATCTCACCATTAAGCCCCTGAATCTCAGCCAAGCAGAAGGTGTGTTATTATGCACTGTCTATACCAGTGTATATTGTTTAACCTTCAGTCACCTCTGTTATTAATATaagaccatttgttttttcaacagtaggctttgttgttttattgtttttgccAGCTATCCGATTGTAACCTGGCAATTGAAAGaagtcatttatatattttatttatagtaaCGTACATGATTTTATACTGCATCTATTTTAAGTAATGTTGCTTTGTGTTTAGATAAGACTTCCTCCTGGATGTCGGTTGACACGGCACTTTACATTCTGCGTGAAAATGAAAGACCAGAAGACTCGGACCTCGTGTGCTTTACAGAGTTAAGGGACAAAGAGgtattatttctatttaaaacacGGTGCATAATATGAATTCTATgaacatattctttttttttttttttttttacataattacaACTTTGTCCACCAGATGGtgctatttgtttaaattaaggaGCTAAATGTTTTATAGTGAATGGCCTGATCTGGTTTTTTATACATACATTAGATTACTACATTAAATGCGAACTAATAAAGTCTTCCTGACCCAATTATTTTCTTCAAGCTGAATCATTATTTAGATTGATACAGGCAAAGCTAAATAGTTATTTGCATAGCTATGCTGATCTGTCTGTTTGACATAGCTAGGAGTTTTGACCGGACTGGATTATGTCATTGGACGATTAGGTTTCATTTGTATACTATTTCAAAGCAATGTGGTCTGTGCTAATTGTTTCTTTTTGATGACAGAAGTTTGGATGGAAAGGAGAGCTCAGTTCTGGAGTTTATTACCTAATACCGTTTACCACTGGCTGCAGAttaaagaggaagaggaagattaTTAATAAGCAAGCCCAGCTGGTATTTAGGGGTGACAATGGAGAACTGGTGCTTACTAAAGAGTTCAGGTGCGTCTCATTACTattatgttcagtttttttttggttttttttctgtagatTGGTTCCAAATGTCTGCATCACATTATTTCTTTTAAACGGGTTGTTGCTAAAATAACTAAATCATCTGGAAATGGAATCCCTAAAATGCATCTGGTCTGAAATATCTTGGTTTGCAGGTGCTTCCATATTCAATTCTGCAAAAATTGCTAAAGAATGGTTACAGATGTGATGATACAGACAGTAATTAAGGAATGTATCCCATTGACAGTGTTGTAACATGCGTTTATAATTCAATATACAATAGTAACATACTGAATCATTTATTCCTAAGTGATGGCTTTTGTTTGTCCATTTGtcaaatgttaaatattatttgtcTTCAACAATATAGATCAGCTCTCTCAgatatttttgaagtaatagatTTGGATGGGAATGGCCTCCTAAGCCTGGAAGAGTACAATTTCTTTGAACAAAGGACAAGTGGAGAGAAATGCGATGAAGAAGCTTGGGCTGTGTGCAAAGGTATAACCGTTTTCTAATTTTGCATTACTGGTTACAGATCTGCATTAATCTGTGATTGTCAGCGGTGTGGCACAGATACCCTCAAGGAGAGGTGCAGGCTTGTATTCTGTAAGAAGCCCATGTCCACATACAGTAATGGCTTAATGAGTCTGTGATGCTTCACAGTTAATGAGACATTAGGCTTATTTCATACAGAAAATTTTGATACGAAGAAGAATGAGCTGACAA
The Acipenser ruthenus chromosome 10, fAciRut3.2 maternal haplotype, whole genome shotgun sequence DNA segment above includes these coding regions:
- the efcab7 gene encoding EF-hand calcium-binding domain-containing protein 7, whose product is MAGYSGSGALIQRQQLETPSSQKSQVAQEELFYKNCRAAYLAVFRSSLENITSKEQLCLVLQQAGRNPSQKRLSRYWTPRTSKLSFDDFCEILKKEKPTEKTELIKAFQKIDLNGDGYITHNELYKVLTKKGEKMTPEEVKDVIALADTNQDGKLDYHEFCKLFTSTADQCQKAALEKLEADTRMRRQQFGSESESAPKNALTQAVIPSAGTPQKTDLETTPRKADSRPSSRPSSARSRRASVSSTITMGASNIKSVKLAEPKSIQDWHHTSLKGCFFLEEDGGIMSLQYRLHILQTSTVYLTIKPLNLSQAEDKTSSWMSVDTALYILRENERPEDSDLVCFTELRDKEKFGWKGELSSGVYYLIPFTTGCRLKRKRKIINKQAQLVFRGDNGELVLTKEFRSALSDIFEVIDLDGNGLLSLEEYNFFEQRTSGEKCDEEAWAVCKENFDTKKNELTRQGFMELNLMEANDREGDPRDLWVTLESMGYNRALEMVEACPFVVDVYCEVCKPKMKAVSLESGSKALSTAVYKSVINKGEAKVMKGNDNVIIYTYKSDARITAVIANKSNNKVTVHVNNEQSKNCVSSRGIAVFAVEVPPRTNMVCQHVMPVNERQEWTYNCVESLMP